In one Epinephelus moara isolate mb chromosome 6, YSFRI_EMoa_1.0, whole genome shotgun sequence genomic region, the following are encoded:
- the si:ch211-154o6.3 gene encoding uncharacterized protein si:ch211-154o6.3 encodes MGEVRKLQKKLRQIGNLEIKISLTPEERFKISRKAELRSRLAELQLQLSGPQQTLGIVGDGKKEKMKRQVDDAPEALPSQTPPASKILKGEEESKAQATPVPAARQRETGGGAEIGRQQEGTEPARVSDHCRDVPGGCSDFDEEQQLRREEAEFASLKSSWEKAKFRLRLLEGHNDIVTCVVAVDNLVVSGSRDTTVKVWHVPTATEHKNLGGHTGGVTCLSAPPPEYCKRLAWSLSLSDKERFILSGSADCYVKIWALSIGQCVKSVYTFNAVTALCFVPEDDGYIITGSDGGKVQAWSWHTFENCQSINAHQEAVTSVQSQGPLVFSGSAEGGVCVWENRCSDRDPLRLLHHWGDQVTGCGGEPGGRLTLSPRGDRVFLAYGRAWLKILHWRTGAMSRLTNHNSITGVTDCVHQTGGLLIGSCYDLANGESSLNLFSLPQCRYLASLTWPDAPRILCFAAWTTGSGDHRWVTGGHDLIVWEQLPSSAKQRGDVTAKRDSRLESCLLESEGDTEDDEETDDYEDDGDNNEGQDGRSGGAEDGGSGSWLRCVLQ; translated from the exons ATCTCCAGGAAGGCGGAGCTGCGTTCCAGATTGGCTGAGCTTCAGCTGCAGCTTTCTGGCCCGCAGCAAACTCTGGGGATTGTGGGAGACGGAAAAAAGGAGAAGATGAAAAGACAAGT GGACGATGCCCCTGAGGCCCTTCCATCACAAACGCCTCCAGCCTCCAAGATCCTTAAGGGAGAAGAGGAGTCCAAAGCTCAAGCAACGCCAGTGCCGGCTGCCAGGCAGAGGGAAACGGGAGGGGGAGCAGAGATAGGCAGACAGCAGGAAGGGACAGAGCCGGCCAGAGTGTCAGATCACTGCCGAGACGTGCCAGGAGGCTGCTCAGACTTTGACGAGGAGCAGCAACTGCGACGGGAAG AAGCTGAATTTGCATCCCTCAAATCGTCCTGGGAGAAGGCAAAGTTTCGCCTGAGGCTGCTGGAGGGTCACAATGACATCGTCACCTGTGTGGTTGCTGTTGACAACCTGGTGGTTTCTGGAAG CCGAGACACGACGGTGAAGGTGTGGCACGTTCCCACGGCAACGGAGCACAAGAACCTGGGGGGTCACACTGGTGGggtcacctgtctgtctgcgcCTCCCCCTGAGTACTGCAAGAGGCTGG CCTGGTCCCTGTCTTTGTCCGACAAGGAGAGGTTTATTTTGAGTGGCTCGGCAGACTGCTATGTGAAGATCTGGGCCCTGAGCATTG GGCAGTGTGTTAAATCTGTCTACACGTTCAACGCTGTGACTGCACTCTGCTTCGTGCCAGAGGACGATGGCTACATCATCACTGGATcag ACGGGGGGAAAGTTCAAGCCTGGAGCTGGCACACTTTCGAAAACTGCCAGTCAATCAACGCTCACCAGGAAGCAGTCACCTCCGTCCAG TCTCAGGGTCCGCTGGTGTTCAGCGGTTCAGCcgagggaggggtgtgtgtgtgggagaacCGGTGTTCGGATCGAGACCCCCTGAGGCTGCTTCACCACTGGGGCGACCAGGTGACGGGCTGCGGAGGGGAGCCGGGCGGACGTCTGACCCTCAGCCCGCGAGGGGACAGGGTGTTTTTGGCTTATGGTCGAGCCTGGCTCAAGATCCTGCACTGGAGGACTG GAGCCATGTCCAGACTGACCAATCACAACAGCATCACTGGGGTAACAGATTGTGTTCACCAGACAGGAGGCCTCCTAATTGGCTCCTGCTATGATCTGGCGAATGGAGAGAGCTCGCTAAATT TATTCTCTCTGCCCCAGTGCCGCTACCTGGCCTCTCTGACCTGGCCCGACGCCCCCAGAATCCTCTGCTTTGCGGCGTGGACCACAGGGAGCGGAGACCACCGGTGGGTCACCGGAGGTCATGACCTCATTGTATGGGAGCAGCTCCCCAGTTCTGCGAAGCAGAG GGGTGATGTCACAGCGAAGAGAGACAGTCGGTTGGAGTCCTGCTTGCTGGAGTCGGAGGGGGACACAGAGGATGATGAGGAGACTgatg ATTACGAGGATGATGGTGACAACAATGAAGGACAAGACGGACGGTCTGGTGGTGCGGAGGACGGAGGGTCTGGCTCGTGGTTGCGCTGCGTTCTCCAGTGA
- the pianp gene encoding PILR alpha-associated neural protein, which yields MERCSISPVARLTALRCLVSLLLVALVTQPSTCNRDDSEGEEQVDALSVQLSVTAQVTPTPLWAVDWGPTQPLEEETYHFLSSQETDPLHQHGNQLEASTAKSDWPASVQPREEAPLESKDQEGVEDGGTEAEETEPEEVDPQFYVTVTISSLLILTAVVITAKLCYDRSCSQHPPPLSRGVAPPLSLALPRSLASEDSRQTLHSTSSSFTDRERIPVVNL from the exons ATGGAGAGATG CTCCATCTCTCCTGTCGCACGACTGACCGCCCTCCGCTGCCTCGTCTCCCTCCTCCTGGTTGCTCTGGTGACACAGCCCTCCACCTGTAACCGTGACGACAGCGAGGGCGAGGAGCAGGTGGACGCCCTGTCTGTCCAGCTGTCCGTCACGGCCCAGGTCACACCCACCCCTCTGTGGGCGGTGGACTGGGGTCCCACGCAGCCTCTGGAGGAAGAGACCTACCACTTCCTCTCCAGCCAGGAAACTGACCCCCTGCACCAGCATGGGAACCAGCTGGAGGCAAGCACCGCCAAGTCAGACTGGCCTGCAAGCGTGCAGCCCCGGGAGGAGGCACCGCTGGAGTCTAAGGACCAGGAGGGAGTGGAGGATGGAGGGACGGAGGCGGAGGAGACGGAGCCTGAGGAAG tggaCCCTCAGTTCTACGTCACCGTGACCATCTCCTCGCTGCTCATCCTGACGGCAGTCGTCATTACAGCCAAACTCTG TTACGATCGCAGCTGCTCCCAGCATCCACCCCCGCTTTCCCGTGGCGTGGCCCCCCCACTCTCCCTCGCACTCCCTCGCTCCCTCGCTTCGGAGGACAGCCGGCAGACGCTGCacagcacctcctcctccttcaccgACAGGGAGAG GATCCCGGTTGTGAACCTCTGA
- the cops7a gene encoding COP9 signalosome complex subunit 7a → MEVEQLLSLSGSALAQAVSSLLETPGLYVFSDILELPNVRELENGPHAPMYQLLNLFAYGTYCDYKERAASLPELTPAQRNKLRHLSIISLASNLKCLPYSLLLQQLELKNVRELEDLLIDAVYCDIIQGKLDQRNQQVEVDCSVGRDLGPNELPNIVNTLQEWCTGCEAVLCGIEEQVSRANQYRESQLKVKVQVETEVSNLQKTLKASAASPSSGPAPAGAASNQDADQPAEPRDPASSQEPRQPGKKSSKVKGLRGSGKIWSKSN, encoded by the exons ATGGAGGTGGAGCAGCTCCTGTCTCTGTCAGGCTCAGCACTGGCCCAGGCTGTCAGCTCCCTGCTGGAGACCCCAGGCCTCTACGTCTTCTCTGACATCCTGGAGCTGCCTAATGTCAGAGAG CTGGAGAATGGCCCTCATGCACCAATGTACCAGCTCCTCAACCTCTTTGCCTATGGAACCTACTGCGACTACAAAG AGAGAGCAGCCTCTCTTCCAGAGTTGACCCCAGCGCAGAGAAACAAACTCCGCCACCTGTCCATCATCAGCCTGGCATCCAACCTCAAG TGCCTGCCGTACTCACTGCTCCTCCAGCAGCTCGAGCTGAAGAATGTGCGGGAGCTGGAGGACCTGCTGATCGACGCcgtttactgtgacatcatccagggCAAACTGGACCAGAGGAACCAGCAGGTAGAGGTAGACTGCAGCGTGGGTCGTGACCTCGGTCCCAACGAGCTCCCAAACATAGTCAACACGCTGCAGGAATG gtgCACAGGGTGTGAGGCAGTGCTGTGTGGTATTGAGGAGCAGGTCTCGAGGGCAAACCAATACAGAGAGAGCCAGTTGAAAGTCAAAGTCCAAGTGGAAACAGAG GTGTCAAACCTACAGAAAACGTTAAAGGCCAGCGCCGCCTCTCCGTCGTCAGGTCCCGCCCCCGCCGGAGCTGCCTCCAATCAGGACGCAGACCAACCCGCAGAGCCACGAGACCCCGCCTCCTCTCAGGAACCCCGACAACCAGGCAAAAAAAGTTCAAAGGTGAAAGG GCTGCGTGGCAGTGGGAAGATCTGGTCCAAATCCAACTAA
- the cldc1 gene encoding C-type lectin domain family 4 member E, translating to MDRDNYTGLQEFTEEPTGGNNLIHEHSNGSQGLKQGVECLRSRTALLLLIGFLASICANIALTVLLIGRPVPSAPLDSSSLGFKLNSVQKRYIQLCEDYTALGQSCSKTVKQCRACPEKWIQIGDQCYFFSSNKLDWLQSRDNCAEMGSHLTILHTMEQHDALEKEAKNIGGFDYHFWIGLSDIETEGDWRWVDNTTLQHNYWDQWSSEPNNHQSGGVHGEDCATLDSHAKTWFDVPCNHIYKRICQMDAIQLN from the exons ATGGATAGAGACAACTACACCGGCCTGCAGGAGTTCACAGAGGAACCAACAGGAGGGAACAATCTCATTCACGAGCACAGCAACG GCTCCCAGGGACTGAAGCAGGGCGTTGAGTGTTTGAGGAGTCGGACTGCTCTCCTGTTGCTTATTGGCTTCTTGGCCTCCATCTGTGCCAACATAGCACTCACTGTGCTCT TGATTGGCAGGCCGGTGCCAAGTGCCCCCCTGGATTCCTCATCTCTGGGTTTTAAACTGAACTCGGTGCAGAAACGTTACATCCAGCTGTGTGAGGACTACACCGCTCTGGGACAGAGCTGTTCAAAGACAG TGAAGCAGTGCAGGGCGTGTCCTGAAAAATGGATTCAGATCGGGGATCAGTGCTACTTCTTCAGCAGTAACAAGCTAGACTGGCTTCAGAGCAGAGATAACTGCGCAGAGATGGGCAGCCATCTTACCATACTGCACACCATGGAAcaacat GACGCTCTGGAAAAAGAAGCCAAGAATATCGGCGGATTTGATTACCACTTCTGGATCGGCTTGTCTGATATAGAGACTGAGGGAGACTGGAGATGGGTGGACAACACAACACTGCAACACAA TTACTGGGATCAGTGGAGCTCAGAGCCAAATAACCACCAGTCAGGAGGGGTACATGGAGAGGACTGCGCCACCTTAGACAGCCACGCAAAGACATGGTTTGATGTTCCTTGTAATCACATTTATAAACGGATCTGCCAGATGGATGCCATTCAGCTCAACTGA